A single genomic interval of Syntrophobotulus glycolicus DSM 8271 harbors:
- a CDS encoding helix-turn-helix domain-containing protein: MIEIEKVGERIAARLAELNQIQADLCRATGMSNNAISQYVTGKRTPDTLSLYKIASSLGVSMEWILTGENKQGRVNTTNERAGLMELTKKEADLIAMFRALDDRDKEYVNSTIEMLYSKAVKKGTLSGSMSGGTGEEAAASEAV; the protein is encoded by the coding sequence ATGATAGAAATTGAAAAGGTAGGGGAAAGGATAGCGGCCCGTCTCGCAGAGCTCAATCAAATACAGGCCGACCTTTGCCGAGCAACTGGAATGTCTAACAACGCTATCAGTCAGTACGTCACAGGAAAGCGCACGCCTGACACGCTCTCGCTTTATAAAATTGCTTCTTCTTTGGGTGTTTCGATGGAATGGATTCTAACAGGTGAGAACAAACAAGGGAGGGTTAATACAACAAATGAGAGGGCGGGCTTAATGGAACTAACCAAAAAGGAGGCCGACCTTATTGCTATGTTTCGCGCGCTGGACGACCGCGACAAGGAGTATGTTAATAGCACTATTGAGATGCTTTACAGTAAAGCAGTTAAAAAGGGAACGTTATCCGGCTCGATGAGTGGAGGAACAGGGGAAGAGGCAGCCGCAAGTGAAGCTGTTTAA
- the hemA gene encoding glutamyl-tRNA reductase yields the protein MFPVVVGLNHRTAPVEVREKLSFHHSEIRGALQELYQDPVIEGAVLLSTCNRLEVHAVVAELDRGIQSVREFLCRHHRGKPGNPDQSTNIGPYLFVHVLYPAIRHLFRVTSGLDSMILGETEILGQVAKAYEIAVAAGVTNRTINVSFQKALAVGKKIRLETGIDQNPTSISHIAVDLAKQLNGSLKDKKIVVFGAGEMSSLLMKYLASEGASLAIVSNRSLTRARELALECRGIAVSYTEMENRLEDADIVFTATSAQNYVLGRLYSDKIIDKTG from the coding sequence TTGTTTCCAGTCGTTGTTGGACTAAACCACCGGACAGCTCCTGTTGAAGTGCGGGAGAAATTAAGCTTTCACCACTCGGAGATCAGAGGGGCGCTTCAGGAGCTCTATCAAGACCCTGTTATTGAAGGGGCAGTACTGCTCAGCACCTGCAACCGCTTGGAAGTACATGCGGTTGTTGCGGAGCTGGACAGAGGGATACAATCTGTGAGGGAATTCCTGTGCAGGCACCACAGGGGAAAACCCGGTAATCCCGATCAGAGCACCAATATCGGGCCGTATTTGTTTGTCCATGTTCTATATCCGGCCATCAGGCACTTGTTCAGGGTGACCTCCGGGCTGGACTCCATGATCCTGGGAGAAACAGAAATACTGGGACAAGTAGCTAAAGCCTATGAAATTGCAGTTGCGGCAGGGGTGACCAATAGAACCATTAATGTTTCTTTTCAAAAAGCTTTAGCTGTTGGTAAAAAAATAAGGCTTGAGACAGGTATTGATCAAAATCCGACTTCAATCAGCCATATTGCCGTAGACTTAGCCAAACAACTGAACGGCAGTTTAAAGGATAAGAAGATCGTTGTTTTCGGAGCCGGGGAGATGAGCTCCCTGCTGATGAAGTACTTGGCCTCGGAAGGCGCCTCTCTGGCTATTGTGTCCAACCGTTCATTAACCAGGGCCAGGGAACTGGCCCTGGAATGCCGGGGGATTGCTGTTTCCTATACCGAAATGGAAAACCGGCTGGAAGATGCCGATATTGTTTTTACGGCGACATCGGCGCAAAACTATGTGCTCGGCAGGCTGTACTCAGACAAGATAATTGACAAAACGGGATAA
- a CDS encoding DUF6906 family protein, translating to MKHGKRPTRAQKIRLKEAGLNYENWLVVKATTEGLEVVHKYSGKTRTIPATLGKQSGGERRKRNENNPSVPQRTERYGMA from the coding sequence TTGAAACACGGAAAGCGTCCGACACGGGCTCAGAAGATACGCCTTAAAGAGGCCGGACTGAATTATGAGAACTGGCTCGTCGTGAAGGCGACGACCGAAGGGCTCGAAGTGGTACACAAATACTCGGGTAAGACAAGAACAATCCCCGCAACGCTCGGAAAACAGAGCGGCGGCGAAAGGAGGAAACGGAATGAAAACAATCCTTCAGTACCTCAAAGAACAGAAAGATATGGCATGGCATAA